The genomic region aaatatatttaacagaattattaatataataatatattagtaAATCtccatatataatacaaaaacaaaataggaaataaaaaaaaatatatatatatatatatatatatatatagtaataatatcaaaatatattttttgtaaaaaataaatttaattttaattttatttttttcaatattaaaaattttcaattaaatatataccttatatatattttttttttgaagaaatatttattatattattcttttatatatatatatatatatatatatatataaatcaaactgtatatatatttttttttttatttactaaaattttttactttatatataaattatttatttattttatgataaaaaaatatgcgCGATACAACATTTttcaaattaatatatgtacaataaaaatagaatagatttttttcttgcttctatatataataatgtttttaaaaGGATACACCTCTAATGTGGTTctaattatattaacatatttcATTCTACTaacaaaagaagaaaaaaatataaaaaaaaatatctctGGATATTGTTTTTTGAATTTtggattaaaaaaaaatgcaataataaaaaaaagagagaagaaaaatttgaaattattttcttataatgGTATAAGAATAGGTCAAGGTTATGATATCCACAAAATAAAAGTTTTAgatgaagaatataataatactaatGCGAATAATgatgttaataaaaatgaacaatCATTTAAAACCTTAACCTTAGGAGgagttaaaataaataatgttttAGTTTTATCACATAGTGATggtgatataatatatcattcaaTAGTTGATTCAATTTTAGGTGCCTTAGGTTTTTTAGATATAGGAACCTTATTTCCTgataaagatgaaaaaaataaaaataaaaactcgGCTATATTCTTAAGATATGCTAgacttttaatatataaaagaaattataatattggGAACGTGGATATTAATGTAATAGCAGAAGTTCCAAAAATAAACAACatcagaaaaaatattataaaaaatatatcaacagTGTTAAATATTGACGAATCGCAAATATCTGTtaaaggtaaaaaaaaaaagaaacatataaaatttgCAAAGATAGAAGTATTAAAATATCAGttatgaatttatataattatctgttcatatatatatatatatatatatatatttatttatttatttatatttatttctattttgttggtaaatattttctttctatAGGCAAAACTCATGAGAAAGTAGGAGTAATTGGTGAGAAAAAAGCAATCGAATGCTTTGCCAATATTTTGTTAATACCTAAAAAttcataatttctttttttttttttttttttttatgtaaaacgtttttaattaaaatacaattat from Plasmodium sp. gorilla clade G2 genome assembly, chromosome: 2 harbors:
- a CDS encoding 2C-methyl-D-erythritol 2,4-cyclodiphosphate synthase yields the protein MFLKGYTSNVVLIILTYFILLTKEEKNIKKNISGYCFLNFGLKKNAIIKKREKKNLKLFSYNGIRIGQGYDIHKIKVLDEEYNNTNANNDVNKNEQSFKTLTLGGVKINNVLVLSHSDGDIIYHSIVDSILGALGFLDIGTLFPDKDEKNKNKNSAIFLRYARLLIYKRNYNIGNVDINVIAEVPKINNIRKNIIKNISTVLNIDESQISVKGKTHEKVGVIGEKKAIECFANILLIPKNS